In the Sphingobacterium sp. PCS056 genome, CATTTCTTATCCAAATACCCGCATTTCGATAAACTAAGTTCATCCCATATATCTCAAATTTTCCAATTATACCGGGTTCATACTTCACAAACATGCAACCGCATATACTTTCTTTGTCGTCTCCTTCAAACTTGAGATAGGTAGCTAACCTAAGCTCCTCCTTTAGCCCATCTTCCAGACCTAACAGAGAATCATACAAATACTGTTTCACACTTTTCTCAAGAGTTTCACTGTAACAAGCATTGGTTTGAAATGCTTTAGTATCATAACCCTTTCCTTCAAGTTCATCGACCAAATTTTTCAATGCCTTTTCGATCCTTTCCATAATAGTCCTATTGTTGAATTCCGTAATATCTTTTTACACTTTCGACCTCAGATAGTGATTTTGACCGCTGTACACTCAACAGAATATTTTGGTTATTAAACTGGCGTAAACGATTATAACTTTTATCGATCTGATTGGAAGCTTCGTTGATAAGCTCCAATCTTTTTGCATCACTCATTTTTGTGGTAAAGGACTGTACGATCAAACTGATATGATCAATGTTCTGTAAGCTCTCGCCAAGTATGCCGGAATACACGTCCTCCATATAGTCCAATTCATCTGCCGTAAAATTGGCATCCTGTCTTAACAGATTCCAGAACCGACCATATTCCTGTACCATCAAACCTTGCTTTTCGATAACATCCCTGATCCGTTGATAATAACTGATGATACTTTTTACTTTAGTGAGTTCTTCATAATAACTCTCATATTGTTTTTTTTGCTTATCCGTCCATTCCCCGATCTCCTTCAACTTTAGCTTTGTTAATGTGTTTTCTAATGTCTTCTGCGCATTTTGCAACCAGATAACTTTGTTCTGCTCACGCTGGATTTTCAGATCAATTGCTTTAATAGCTTTATTGATCGCAGAAGTAACTAAACTGAAAATACCGAACGCCGCCGTTGCTCCCTGTACCGGTTGTACCGGAACCATCACCGTTGCCATCATTAAGCTGATGATCAACATTTTTACATACTTTCTCATACGCATAATTTTAAATTTTACTCCTTAACTCATCTGCCATAGCTTTAATACCTTTGACCAGATCACCCCCAAACTTATCCGCATACTGCATTAGCTTGACCTTCTCCGTCTGTTCGGTCGTATATACCAGATACTCCTCCAGACTAACCTCGGTACGATAAACTTTGGATAGGACGCCACCAAGGGAGATAAAAACCTCTTTATACTTTTTCAAGGGATCATTCGCCTTATTGACGGATAGCACCTGCGCCTTTTCTTTCTCGGTCAAGCCTAACAGTTCCTGGATCTGGTCAAACTTGTTCTGGTATTTAGATTGATCAAGTAGGATTTTACAATCGGAGTTATTAATAATTGCCTGTTTCACCACAGGGGATGAAATGATATCTTCGACTTCTTGCGTCACGACGATAGCTTCACCGAAGAATTTTCGAACCGTTTTAAACAGGTATTTAATATATTCCGCGAACCCCTCTTTCATTAAGGCTTTCCAAGCCTCCTCAATCAGGATCATTTTGCGAATCCCTTTCATTTTCCGCATTTTGTTGATGAATACCTCCATTATTATAATGGTGACAGTCGGAAAAAGAATAGGATGATCTTTAATGTTATCCAACTCAAAAACGATAAATCGCTCTTGAAGGAGATTCAGATTTTCGCTAGCATTTAATAAATAATCAAATTCGCCGCCTTTGTAATATGGCCGAAGCACATACAGGAAATTGTTAACATCAAAATCCTTTTCCTTCACTTTATCATCGGTTAACACTCCGACATAATGTTCACGCAAAAAATCATAAAAGGTATTAAAACAGGGAAATACCTCTATATTACTTTCCAGATAGGCATAATATCCGCCAATGGCGTTAGACATTGCTACGTATTCCGATCGTTTAAATTCTTCGTCGTCTTTTTTCCATAATGCAAGTAACAAAGTCTTGATACTTTCTTTTTTCTCTGTATCCAGGCTATCTCCTTCACCGATGTAGAACGGATTAAACCGGATTGGATTTTCTTCACTGTATGTGAAGTAGTACCCCTTAACCATATCACACAGACCTTTGTAAGAGTGCCCAACATCGACCAATACAATATGCGTCCCCTGTTCATAGTAACTACGCACCATATGATTTGTAAAGAAAGACTTGCCGCTACCGGAAGGACCGAGAATAAACTTGTTGCGGTTGGTGCAGATACCCATCTTCATCGGCTCATCTGAAATGTCAACATGAACAGGCTTTCCGGTCAGCCTATCTCCCAGCCTTATTCCCATCGGGCTGATCGAAGAGCGATAACCGGTTTCAAGGTTCAGAAAACAGGTAGCTTGTTCCGCGAAAGTGTCGAACGTATCATTCATGGGGAAGTCGGCAGCATTACCGGGAATTCCCGCCCAATATATCTGTGGTGCGCCAACTGTCTCCTGTTTAACAACAGCATCCATCTGCGCAAGAGCCGAAGAAACTTTATTTTTGAGTTCTTTCAATTCTTCCTTCTCATCACTCCACACCAATACATTAAAGTGTGCTTTTACGGGGAGCCGTTGCTGACTGATGGCTTCATTTAAAAAATCATTGGTAGCATCCCTGGCAATACTGTTTTCCCGGCTATAAGCCGACAGTGACTGTAACCGCAAACGCTTACTTTCCAGCTTTTGCAACGTTTTTGCCGATTCCTCAATAAAGATGTACTGGCTATATACATGGTTGCATGAAAGTAATTGTCCCAATGTACTGGCAAATCCGATACTGAACTTTGTCCGGTCGGTGGAGTATTTATCATAGTTTATCCGGCTACCACATAAAGCAGGAAGATCGGCGGCATCAGCAAGTGTAAAGAGCTGTGCGGTTTGTCCTCCGACACGGATTCCATCACTAAAATCAATGTCTTTAATAAAGATGGATTCCCGATCCGATGTAAGATTGCAGTAG is a window encoding:
- a CDS encoding conjugal transfer protein TraI, with protein sequence MRKYVKMLIISLMMATVMVPVQPVQGATAAFGIFSLVTSAINKAIKAIDLKIQREQNKVIWLQNAQKTLENTLTKLKLKEIGEWTDKQKKQYESYYEELTKVKSIISYYQRIRDVIEKQGLMVQEYGRFWNLLRQDANFTADELDYMEDVYSGILGESLQNIDHISLIVQSFTTKMSDAKRLELINEASNQIDKSYNRLRQFNNQNILLSVQRSKSLSEVESVKRYYGIQQ
- a CDS encoding TraG family conjugative transposon ATPase: MGESAMEKWIDDIMPIMGIEHDCILSKQGDMTIGFRVELPEIFTLSNNEYEAFHQIWIKAIKVLPKFTVLYKQDWFLDTKYKPDFTADDTSFLSRSSDRFFNERPFLDHSCYIFLTKKPKDRKVGNSMFSNLIRKTIVPDENLNVNHLQDFVDSCGQFKHILEESGFVKLIRLVEADLRSSKRNVGVIERYCNLTSDRESIFIKDIDFSDGIRVGGQTAQLFTLADAADLPALCGSRINYDKYSTDRTKFSIGFASTLGQLLSCNHVYSQYIFIEESAKTLQKLESKRLRLQSLSAYSRENSIARDATNDFLNEAISQQRLPVKAHFNVLVWSDEKEELKELKNKVSSALAQMDAVVKQETVGAPQIYWAGIPGNAADFPMNDTFDTFAEQATCFLNLETGYRSSISPMGIRLGDRLTGKPVHVDISDEPMKMGICTNRNKFILGPSGSGKSFFTNHMVRSYYEQGTHIVLVDVGHSYKGLCDMVKGYYFTYSEENPIRFNPFYIGEGDSLDTEKKESIKTLLLALWKKDDEEFKRSEYVAMSNAIGGYYAYLESNIEVFPCFNTFYDFLREHYVGVLTDDKVKEKDFDVNNFLYVLRPYYKGGEFDYLLNASENLNLLQERFIVFELDNIKDHPILFPTVTIIIMEVFINKMRKMKGIRKMILIEEAWKALMKEGFAEYIKYLFKTVRKFFGEAIVVTQEVEDIISSPVVKQAIINNSDCKILLDQSKYQNKFDQIQELLGLTEKEKAQVLSVNKANDPLKKYKEVFISLGGVLSKVYRTEVSLEEYLVYTTEQTEKVKLMQYADKFGGDLVKGIKAMADELRSKI